A genomic region of Trifolium pratense cultivar HEN17-A07 linkage group LG3, ARS_RC_1.1, whole genome shotgun sequence contains the following coding sequences:
- the LOC123917069 gene encoding 2-deoxy-glucose resistant protein 2-like, protein MLMISDEGDNDMFFDSLDRLSPPRESLSTIKDFGYEIWLNEPLSVKERKEQFLQVMGLVDDSSKSCEERIIDCSQEESSGCILPSGNEATSDAQVLFDPKDEDDDDKSDATVDGTEHEVRNRESEIPEEFHGTDIGKNKKKKWWKQFVNSGRIAGEIVRSKFSNAGTNKTHRINVRQNKKSWNEFSAVYIGQEIRAHKGLIWTMKFSPNGQYLATGGEDGVVRIWRVSSLKASSIWFAKEDSAVSKLRHDLSFSPKKCSGESPAVLPSKILKIEESPLQELYGHSSDVMDLAWSDSDMLLSSSMDKTVRMWKVGCNRCLKVFHHKDYVTCIHFNPVDENYFISGSIDGKVRVWGVHEERVVDWADIRDVISAISYQPDGKGFVVGSLSGTCRFYVASGKQFELETKIRVNEKKKRSAGNKITGIQFSEKNHQRVMITSRDSKVRILEGGELVQTYKGLPMSGGQMSGSFTSNGKHIISVGEDSRVYIWNFNDSGNYFSKQRKTESSCEYFRSKGVTVAIPWSGMTAETGCTLSDFSDYSSIKKRQYVRESERFSFGSWFSLDGSCRGSMTWPEEKLASWDSPLSEDEFYDEELCLKNLWDDNGVPETWGLSVVAAGLDGTIKTFHNFGFPVRL, encoded by the exons ATGCTGATGATCTCTGATGAAGGAGATAATGATATGTTCTTTGACTCATTGGATCGTTTGTCGCCTCCTCGAGAATCTCTTTCGACTATAAAAGATTTTGGGTATGAGATTTGGTTGAATGAGCCTCTTAGTGTGAAGGAAAGAAAGGAACAATTTCTACAAGTGATGGGTCTTGTTGATGATTCTTCTAAGTCTTGTGAGGAGAGGATCATCGATTGCAGTCAAGAGGAATCGAGTGGTTGCATTTTGCCTTCAGGAAATGAAGCCACTTCTGATGCACAAGTCTTGTTTGATCCTAAAGACGAGGACGATGATGATAAATCAGATGCGACTGTTGATGGAACGGAACATGAGGTAAGAAATAGAGAATCTGAGATTCCAGAAGAATTTCATGGGACTGAtattggtaaaaataaaaagaaaaaatggtgGAAGCAATTTGTTAACAGTGGGAGAATAGCTGGAGAGATAGTTAGATCAAAATTTAGTAATGCAGGTACGAATAAAACTCATCGAATCAATGTAAGGCAAAATAAGAAAAGCTGGAATGAGTTCAGTGCTGTGTATATTGGACAAGAGATTAGAGCACACAAAGGTTTAATTTGGACTATGAAATTTAGTCCTAATGGTCAGTATCTAGCTACCGGAGGTGAAGATGGTGTTGTTCGTATATGGCGTGTGTCGTCGCTGAAGGCTTCAAGTATTTGGTTTGCTAAAGAAGACAGTGCTGTTAGCAAATTGAGACATGACTTGTCTTTTTCTCCGAAGAAATGCTCGGGTGAATCTCCCGCTGTTCTTCCAAGTAagattctcaaaattgaagaatctcctcttcaagaactatatggTCATTCCAGTGATGTGATGGATTTGGCTTGGTCTGATTCAGAT ATGCTCCTTTCCTCGTCAATGGATAAAACAGTCCGCATGTGGAAAGTCGGTTGCAATCGATGTTTGAAAGTTTTCCATCACAAAGATTATG TTACATGCATTCATTTCAACCCGGTTGATGAAAATTACTTCATCAGTGGCTCCATAGATGGTAAAGTCCGAGTATGGGGCGTACATGAAGAACGAGTTGTTGACTGGGCAGACATACGAGATGTCATAAGTGCTATAAGTTACCAGCCAGATGGGAAG GGGTTTGTAGTTGGTTCCCTTTCCGGTACTTGCCGATTTTATGTTGCTTCAG GTAAACAATTCGAGCTTGAGACGAAGATTCGTGTCaatgaaaagaagaagagatCAGCTGGCAACAAGATTACTGGCATTCAG TTTTCCGAGAAAAACCATCAGAGAGTTATGATCACATCACGAGATTCCAAAGTTAGAATACTGGAAGGCGGTGAACTTGTTCAGACATATAAAG GCCTTCCAATGTCAGGAGGTCAGATGTCAGGTTCATTTACATCAAATGGAAAACACATAATTTCTGTCGGAGAGGACTCTCGTGTGTATATTTGGAACTTCAATGACTCGGGAAACTATTTTTCCAAACAGAGAAAAACCGAGAGTTCTTGCGAGTACTTTCGCTCCAAGGGGGTTACCGTCGCAATACCTTGGTCAGGAATGACTGCAGAAACAGGCTGCACTCTCAGCGATTTTTCCGACTATTCTTCCATAAAGAAACGCCAATACGTTAGAGAGTCGGAACGTTTTTCTTTTGGTAGTTGGTTCTCCCTTGATGGTTCGTGCCGAGGTTCTATGACATGGCCCGAAGAGAAACTTGCAAGTTGGGATTCACCTCTTTCAGaagatgaattttatgatgAGGAGCTATGTCTTAAAAATCTATGGGATGACAATGGTGTACCAGAAACATGGGGATTATCCGTTGTTGCAGCCGGCCTTGACGGAACCATCAAAACATTTCACAACTTTGGATTTCCTGTTAGGCTATAA